The DNA sequence GCATATGTTTCTTCGTTTTTACTAGGTACATATAATTCATAAAAGTTTTTATTACGAATTACAAATAATGTGGAACCGATAATTGTGGTAAGTATGTCTTCAGGCTTTGGAGTAAACGTAAAGACCCCAGATGCAACCCCCTTTTTGATTACCTCATCCAGCTTTTTAACAAACAACTGGTAAAAGTCCAGTAATTCAACTTTTAGATTTTCGGTATGCCTGAGCTCCTGAGTAACAAATCCATGAAAATAATTATATTTAAATAATTGGGAGACAATATATTTTATGATCTCTTTCATTTGCATTTCAGGTTTTCCATCTTTAATGGTATCTGCAAATTCTGAAAAATTCTCTCTCGTTTTCAGGACTCTATATTGATAGAGATAAGACATCATTTTTTCTTTGGAACCAAAATAATAAGAAATCATTGCTACATTAATATTCGCTTTAGAACAAATATCCCTGACGGAAGTCCCTTCATACCCCTTTTTCGCAATTAATTCCTCAGCAATATCCAAAATATGGATTTGTTTTTCGGTAAATTTTTTCTTCATAAAGTGTCGATTTGAGTAAAGTTAAGAAATTTTTAACATATTTATAAACGTTTGTTTAAAAATTTTAGGTTAATTGCAAATAATAGTATTTTTGGCCATGGAATTTTTTGATTTTCACCATCATAAAAAAGAGGTATTTTTTGGAATTTACAATGTAAATATTGAAGATACATCTCCTCATGTCACCTACTCTGCAGGGATCCACCCAAAGGACATCCTCCCTAATTCGATTGAAGAACAGTTCAAATGGCTGGATTCCGTAATTGATGAAAATTGTTTTTCCATTGGAGAATGCGGCCTTGACAGTTTAGTTCCCATTGAAATGAAAATCCAGGAAGAGGTGTTTGTGAGACAGATCAAACTTTCTAATGATCTTAAAAAGCCTTTGGTTATTCATTGTGTGAGAAATTCCAGGAAGTGATTTCATTAAAAAAGAAGGCACAGCAAGCCATGGTTATTCATGGTTTTAATAAAAAACAAAGCATTGCAGAAGACCTGCTGAAAAATAATTTCTATTTGAGTTTTGGAAAAGCTGTTTTGTATCAATTATCTTTGCAGGATACTTTGAAAACAGTTCCTTTACATATGATGTTTTTAGAAACTGACAATGATGATTTTAATATAGAAGAATTGTATCAGAAAGTATCGGAAATAAAAGGAATTTCCCTGGAAAGGCTTAATGAACAAATTAAAGAAAATTTAGAGATAATAAAAAATGGATAAATACTGGTTGGAAAGAACGGAACTTCTTATTAAAGAAGATGGATTGGAAAAGCTCAATAGAGCAACTGTCCTTGTTGTTGGTTTAGGGGGTGTGGGTTCTTTTGCAGCCGAGTTTTTAGCAAGAGCTGGTGTAGGAAATATGACCATCGTAGATGGTGACACAGTAGACATTACCAATATCAACCGACAGCTTCCTGCATTGCGTTCTACCGTGGGAAAGCACAAAGTGGAAGTAGTTGCTGAAAGACTTTTAGACATTAATCCTCATCTTAATTTAACAAAAATCAATGAATTTCTAAATCCGGAACGAATGGATGAAGTACTCGATTCAGGAAAATTTGATTATGTTCTGGATTGTATCGACAGTGTAACCCCTAAGGTAAGCTTAATGATCGCAGCCCGAAGAAGAAAAATAAAAATGGTAAGCTCAATGGGTGCCGGCGGTAAAATGGATCCCAGTAAGGTTCTTGTAAGAGATATCAGCAAAACTCAAAACTGCTATTTAGCAAAAGAGGTAAGAAAACGACTGAAGAAAGAAAAAATAGACAAAGGAATCAGATGCGTTTTCTCAAACGAACTGCAAGATGAGGAAAGTTTAAAAATGACAGATGGCGCTAATTTTAAAAGGTCTTTCTATGGAACCATAAGTTATATTCCGGCTATCTTTGGTCTATATGCAGCCGCTGAAGTGATTAATCATTTAGCAAAAAAAGCATAATGCAAGATTTCAGATATCCTAAAGAGGAAAAACTAAAAAAAACGACTGATATTACCCTGCTTTTTGAAAAAGGTAAGTGGAGGACGAATGGAAATCTGAGAATTATTTTACTTAAAGACAAACCCAATTTACCTGTAGAAAGTTCTAAATTCGGAGTTTCCGTTTCCAAAAGATATTTCAAAAAAGCAGTTAACAGGAATCGAGTAAAAAGACTCCTGAGAGAATGCTATCGTTTACATAAAGATCTGTTTAAAGAATCTTTTGGAGAAAAGACCATTGCCATGCTTTTTTGGGTTTCTCCGGATATGCCAGGGAAATTCCAGGACGTTGAATCCCAATTTATTAAGCTTTGCCAATCACAGAAAAAATAGGCAACTCATCCGTTTCATTCTCTTTTGGACTGAGTACATGACCCCAAATATTGTTTATATTTATTAAATCAGCTTACAATAGTTTTTGTAACTTAGGGAAAACAACTTAGCTGAAAATTAATATGTTAGACAACATTCCCTACTTTCCATATATAGTGAGCGCATTTATTGGCATCGGTCTTTCTGCTGCAACAGGTTTTAGGGTATTTCTCCCCATGTTTGCAGTAAGTTTAGCGTCCTATCTACATTGGATTCCAATGAACGAGCACTTTGAGTGGCTTGCGGGTCTTCCTGCACTGATTACTACCGGTATTGCTACGATAGCAGAAATTTTAGCCTATTATATCCCGTTTATCGATCATTTGTTAGATACGATTTCTGTTCCAATGGCTACAGTTGCAGGATCCATATTATTTGCCAGCCAATTTGCAGATTTCGGCACATTTCCACAGTGGGCATTAGCAATAATTGCAGGAGGAGGAACAGCAGCAACGATCAGTTCCGGATTTGCAGGAATCAGAGCTGCTTCAACAGCAACAACTGGCGGCCTGGGTAATTCAGTTGTCGGAACCACTGAAACAGCGGGAGCTGGAGTGATGTCTGTACTAGCAATGGCAACACCTATTATTGCCGCTATTTTGGCCGTTATTTTAGTAATTCTTGTTATTGTAATGGGTCGTAAAGCATGGCGAAAACTAAGACGAAAAAAAGAAGTAACTGATAAAGTATAAAAATAAAAAAGGTTGAATTTACATTCAACCTTTTTATGTTATATCCTATTAGGAAGACTATGTTTTTATACTTAGTTTTTTCCTCTTAGATCCTTTACTTCCTGAATTTTTTCTTCGAAATAAGATTTTTTCCCAGGATGCTTACCTGCTAATATCTCAAATGCTTTTATTGCTTTCGTATATAGTTTTTGTTCGATATACAACTTCGCCAGGGTCTCTGTCATTAAGTGTGAAATATCATCATTTTTTTCCTTTACCACAAAGGTACTTTCATCTTTTAACTGGCTTATTTTTGGATTATTCTCTATAAAGGATTCAATAACTTTATTCTTAATTTCCGTGATATCTTTTTCTGGTTCTTTTTCTGTGCGGTCAATTTTTAACCAGCTCTGCCAGGTATTTATAAATCCAGGAACATTACTGTCAACAGGATCTGCACCTGTTTTTTCTGTCGATTTTTCCTTTGATTCAGTATTTTCTTGTATATCATCAGCATCTTCTCCTGTGTTATTTTCCTGTGTCCAGCTTGAAATATCAGAACTAAAGAAAGAAACATTCAAGACCGGAGCTTCTTCTTTATTTTCTTCTGTAATATCATCGCTCTGAATCGTTTTTGCCTCTTCAGTAGAAAGTTCTTCGGGTTTCTCCTCAGTAACTTCTGAAGTTGCTTCTATTGTTGATGCTGGTGTATCTGTTTCTTTTGGAAGTTCAACTTTTGCAACTTCTTCTTTTGGTTGAATAGCTACAGCAGGCTTATTAATTAGTGAATCTGGAATATGAGATTCAAAACTCATTGGTTTCCAATCTGATTTCACATCTGTATTCACTTTAGAATCACTAACTTCTTCTTTAATCTCCTCTTTCTGGATTTCTGTAGGATTAACTTCAGCTACATTCTTATTACTCAACTCCGGTTCAGGATTTACTTCACTTGCTTCTACGGGATGAAAATCTTGTGTTTCCGCAAAGTTGATATCGTGATTGACTGTTTCTTTCTCAACCTCTTCTTTTTCAACGACTGCTTTGTTTGCCATCATTTTCTTCTCTACTTCTTCAATCAACCTTCTCATTTCATCTTCATGCTTATTGAAAGTGGGTTGAGAGACATCAGATATAGCAAGACTATCACTGTTTCCTGATTCAATCTTAACTTCCGGCATAAATGAGTCAGTTCCATGGAAGCTTAATTCAGAATCATTGGAAACCTCTTCTTTTTCAACAACTGAAGTAATTTTATCTTCATTAATGATTTCTTCGGGTGTAAACTTCTCTGATTCGGGCTCTTTAAAATCAATGCTTTCCTCTGAAGGAGTTTGTACTTCAATATCATTTAGATCCGCCCCCGATTCTGAAGAAACCGCTATTTCAATTTCATCCTGAGGAGTTTCCTCCACTTCTTCAGCTCTACTTACTTGATTTTCCCCATTCAGAACATTCTCGTCTTCACTAGCAACAGTTTCAGAAACTGGCTCATCGGAAATAATCTGATCTTGCTTTTGAGTTATAATTGTTCCTGATTCCAAAGTAGATTCTAAATCAATTATTTCATGATTGTTTTCTTCAAGGAAATTTTCTTCTCCCTCAAACAAGATCCTGTTTCGCTCGCCATTAATGTAAACATGCTTCATTTCCGGCAATGAAGCTGGAGCCGGACAGGCTGATTCTTCCTGCTTCACCTGTGTCTTCTCAGGCAATTCTTCCCGCTTGATAGGGAAACTCTTACTTTTTGGAAAATATCTTAATTTACTTTCAGTTTCCGTTATAATTTTACTTTCCGGAACCTCAGGCCTTGCTGTTTTTTGAATCTTACCATTAATCAGTTGATAAAGGATTTTTTTATCTGTAGTATATGCCGCAGTTGTAGATAGCTCTTTCTGATAATTTTCCTGATCATAAAGATGAACACCATACAAATGTAATGCTCTGATATTTTGAATATAGGGAAAAGAATTTATTTCCTCTTTCAGAAGATTAAGATCTTCTGACTGAATGTTTTTTGGGTTCTTTAATAGTTCTAAAACTCTACTATTCATCTTACCAGTTCGCTACAATATCGTTAAATATCTTATTAATGATTCTTTCGTTTACTATTTTCACCTGTGTCGCTTCTATATCGCTTTGAGATAGGCTACTGTTAAATACAGCTTCATCCGAATATGTTCTGTCAAAACTTAATTCAGTATGTAATTTATTCTCGTAATGCACTTTTACAGTGATTGTTAATTTGTTTTGGGAATCCTGTATAACTCCACCAGTCGATGTCGTTTGTGTATTGGAGCTAATGGTAGTGGGAGTGATTGAATAATCGGTAATTTCCCCTTCTACTAAAATATCAGCATTTTCTTTAGTTCCCTTTAAAGTTGTTCTTTGTAAAAAACGATTCTGAATATCAGTAGAAAACTGCTGAGCCAAAGTAGGATTTACCAAAGCTGCATTATTTGGAAATTCATTAATCTGAATTGTTTTTTCATCCTTTAAAGAAGATCCGGTAAAGCTATAGCAAGAGTTTAAAGTGCTCAGGCCAAGCAATAAAAGGACGACAACCGTAGGTTTCATTATATTGATATTCTTAATTTTAAAATTCATTTTTCGATCCGATTTCTTTTATTTCGTCATATTCTATTTGCTGAATGGCATCCTCAAATGCAAAATAATGCGTTGTATAAAAATAAGGCATTGTAATCAATAGACCAATACCGCAAAGAAGTATTCCTAACTGAGAAAGAAATCCGACAACAATTGCAAACAAGAAAATAGATAACAAATTGTTTTTTGTCATTATTCTCGACATACTCCACGCTGTTTTAATATCATAAACTTTTTTAAGTGATATCAATCCCGGGATATAAAATCCTACTAAAGCTACAATAAAAACAGCAATAACGATTACAAATATGTAAGGTATCATAAAAATAGCAAAAGCCGGTGAGCCGCCATCTTCACCAGTCAGAGCAGCTAAAGGAATAAAAATAAACATTGGAATGTAGAGAACTATAACCCCAGCTATTATAATGAGCTGTAGAATAAAATAAGGCATAAAGTCATCAAAATTAAAAATTTCACCAACACTAGCCTGCTCTCCTTTGTTTACTTTTCTGCAATATTTATAGAAATTACCCATCGCCAAAAGTCCACAAAAAGGAATGATCGACATCACAGCGCATAATATGTAAGCAACCAGAAAGTTTCCAAAATCCTTCTTCAGAAGCTCCATACCCTTATTCAGGTATTCATTTAATTTAAACTCGATAGGCTTTACCTTACTATTCATCATAATTAATCTTCTAGATTGTATTGTTTTATTTTCCTGTATAATGTTCTTTGAGAAATACCCAGCTCATCTGCTGCCTTATTCCTACGTCCTTTATGCTTTTCCAAAGCTTTGATAATCAAATCTTTTTCATTATTCTGAAGCGAAAGTGATTCGGGTTTATTTTCTTCAATCTCTATATCTTCTATATCTTCGTAACTATCATCAGGCGTTGAAATAATTGTTGGCGTCTGAACTACGGGATGGCTGTTATCTTCAAAATACAGCAAAGAATTTGAGTTTGAGTTTTGCTGGGGTTCCGGCGTATAAAGCCTGTTGATTAAAGTTTTTTCCTTAGAGCTTAAATCTCCTGCCCCACGATTTTTTATTAATTCCGAGGTTAAAGACCTCAAGTCATTAATGTCGTTCCTCATATCGAAGAGAATCTTATACATAATTTCTCTTTCGTTTCCGAAGTCACTTTGTTTCTGTCCATTAGGAGCATTTACAACCATTGGTAAATGGGTTTCCATAGGTATATATTCTGCGAGTTTCTCAACGCTCACACTTCTTTCCCGCTCTACCACTGTCATCTGCTCAACTAAATTTCTCAATTGCCGAACATTTCCAGGAAAGCTATAATTTTCAATATAATGAACTGCATTAGGCTCTAATACCAGCTCCGGCATTCTGTATTTTTCAGCAAAGTCTATTGCAAATTTTCTAAATAATAAATGAATATCTCCCTTTCTATCCCGTAAAGGGGGCATATCAATCTGGACAGTATTTAAACGGTAAAATAAGTCTTCCCTGAATCTTCCATCCTGAATGGCTTTCATCATGTTAACGTTTGTTGCCGCAACAATTCTTACATTTGTTTTTTGCACTTGCGAGGAACCCACCTTCATAAATTCTCCACTTTCAAGAACTCTCAATAGACGTACCTGCGTCTGTAAAGGAAGTTCTCCAACCTCATCAAGAAATATCGTCCCACCATCTGCCACTTCAAAATATCCTTTTCTGGTTGCAGTAGCTCCGGTAAAGGCTCCCTTTTCATGACCAAATAATTCGGAATCAATAGTTCCTTCGGGAATTGCTCCACAGTTAACGACGATATAGGGCTGATGTTTTCTTCTGGATTCTGAATGAATAATTTTGGGAATAAATTCTTTCCCTACACCACTCTCTCCAATAACCAAAACGGAAATATCGGTTGGTGCTACCTGAATAGATTTTTCTAAAGCACGATTTAAAGCAGGAAAATTACCAATTATTCCAAATCGATTTTTTATATTTTGTAACTCGTTACTCATAAGTAAATTAGATTATTGATCTTAAGTTTTGCCTACATTTCAAAACATGGTATGCAGACTTCATTAATTTGTTTAAATAATAGTTTTAAATTTTAATTTTAACTTATTAAATCCAAATAATCTTTGTTTCTGACTTTTGATACTTTTCTTTTAAAAAAGAAAGCCTCCGCCAGTTCATATTCTTTACTTTGTTTCTCAAAAGCCTCTAAGACCTGAAAACGTATTTCCTTTTCCCAATTGCCCGTAAACTTATCCTTGAATAATCCAGACTGTTTATGGGAGTGAATATCAATAAGACTTCCAGCACATTGCTTCTGATGTATTGTATGATACTGGATGAGCTTTTTCTTCTCAGTAAGACAGGATTCTTTACAATCCTGAGAACTTAAAAATTGGGTATAGACTTCATAAAGCCTTTTATAAGTATCCTTTTCAATAGAACAGTTTTTGCTCTGTGCAGAAATATTACTGCAAATCATTACCAATAAAACACTCAGGCAATATTTATGAAGCTTTTCCATTGTCTATTTTAAAGTTATTGATAATATTTATTTCTAATTAAGGTTTCTGAATACTGAAAAAAGAGGTTACTTTACCGTTTCCCCTAAAAGTGTGCCCTGTGTATTGTCAAATACAAAAACATCCACAATGTCACCCATTTTCTGTCCTTCAAGCATATCGAATACACAAACTGCATTTTGAGAATTCCTCCCTTTCCACTGTTTTTTATTCTTCTTTGAAATTCCTTCTATTAAAACACTGTGAACACGGCCAACATATCCTGCCATTCTTTTTCTCGACAGCTCTCCCTGCAATGCAATAACTTCTGCTAAACGTCTTTGCTTAACATCTGCAGGAATATTGTCTTCCATTTTTTTATGAGCAGGAGTTCCGGGTCTTTCCGAATAAGAGAACATATAACCGTAATCATATTCTACCTCTCTCATCAGGCTTAAAGTATCTTGATGATCTTCTTCCGCCTCATTACAGAAACCAATGATCATATCTTGAGAAAAAGAAATATCCGGAACAATTTCTTTTGCTTTTTTTATCAAATCCAGGTATTCTTCACGTGTATGCTGTCTGTTCATCGCTTCTAACATTCTATTGCTTCCACTTTGAACAGGAAGGTGAACATATTTACAAATATTGTCATGTTTCGCCATAATTCTGAATACATCTAAACTCATATCCTGAGGGTTTGATGTAGAGAATCTTATTCTCATTTCAGGAACGGCTTTAGCAACAAGATCCAGTAATTGGGCAAAGTCAACAGCGGTAGCTTTCTGCATTTCAGAAGCTTTAGCAAAATCTTTTTTAGGACCACCTCCGTACCAGAGATAAGAATCAACATTCTGTCCTAAAAGAGTAATTTCTTTATAGCCATTATTCCACAGATCTTTACATTCTTCAAGAATAGAATGTGGATCACGGCTTCTTTCTCTTCCTCTTGTAAATGGAACTACACAGAAAGTACACATATTATCGCAGCCTCTTGTAATCGTTACAAAAGCAGTAACTCCATTTCCACCTAAACGAACCGGATTGATATCTGCATAGGTTTCTTCTTTAGAAAGAATAACATTGATGGCATCTCTACCATCCTCTGTTTCCTTTAATAAATTAGGAAGATCCCTATAAGCATCTGGACCAACAACCAGGTCAACGAGCTGTTCTTCTTCCAGAAATTTAGTTTTCAATCTTTCAGCCATACATCCTAAAACGCCCACCGTCATATTCGGTCTTTCCTTTTTAAGATTTTTGAACTGTGCCAGACGCATTCTTACAGTTTGTTCCGCTTTCTCACGGATAGAACATGTATTTAAAAGGATAAGATCTGCTTCTTCAACTTTTAAGGTTGTATTATATCCCTGTTCATTTAGGATAGAAGCAACAATTTCAGAATCTGAGAAATTCATCTGACAGCCATAACTTTCCAAAAATAATTTTTTAGAATTTCCGACTTTTTCAGCAATAGCAAAAGCCTCTCCCTGTTTTGTTTCGTCTATATATTTTTCCTGCACGATAATCAATTTAAGTTTTAAATCACAAAGCTAAAGCACTCTTATCACAACTTTGAATTTTGAACGCCAAACTTTAAATGATGAATTTGCAAAGATACAAAATATTGTGCCAGAATGGCAGAATTATCTTTCTTGATACGTTACCTCAAAATTTAAAGGAAATCCAATTCTTTGTTTAATCGGAATATTAGAGTATAAAGCTGGTTTCCAGGTTTTTTTCAATCTTGCCAGAGTTCTCATAAAATCCAGATTAAAGTTCCTATTAAATATAGATGGATATATTCGAGGATTAACAATATTTCCTTTTTCACTAACATAGAATTCTAAATTAATAGAACCATGTATTCCGTAATCCATAAAAAGTGACATAAAATTATCGTGAAAATCTTTCTCAAAAGCTTTCTGTCCATTTGGATATTGAGCGTTCATCACAAAATTATTAGCATTATAATTTTCTTTATAACCACTCATCACATCTTTTGGATAAAAAATAAATTCTGCAATTCCTCCTACTTTTAGTTCTTTAACTTCAGCTGGCTTCCAATTTTTTAGATTTTTAATAAGATCCATAGATAGATTATAAGCACATCTATTTTTTGCAATATTTGCAGTATCATTGTCTTTCACCAGCTTCACCAATCCTTCTTTCGTTATAAGAATTCTTGGCTGATATATTTCTTTTGGATCACATTCTTTAGAGTTATTACGGGTAAGGTAATCATGTGCTTCCTTATAAAAGCTAACCATCCCTCCCTTGTAGAAATCCTGATTCGCAGGATATTCATCTAAAACCTGAGCTTTAATAAAGAACGAAAAGAATATGGTTGTTAAAAACAGAGAAACTTTACTCATAATTACTGAAATATTTTGCAAAGAAAAAAATTCCAATAGTATCCTGCAATAGATCAAAAAAATAATATTCACATTCTAATTACCAATAAACTCTATACCTTCGCATAGAGTTTATAAATAGAATTTGTTTTGTTGTTAACGTAAAGATCCGCTTAGAATTACAGTTTACAACAGTCCCTTGATATGCTTATAATTACTTTTCACAGTTTCCAAAACCTCTTCCATTTTCCCACCCAACATCAGCTGCGCCATAGACTTGGTCATTCCTAACACCTGATCGAAATCTATTTTCGGAGGCAAGGCCAAAGCATTAGGATTAGTGAAAATATTTAAAAGGTATGGCCCATTATAATTCAAACATTCTTCTATAGCAGACTCTACTTCTTCCGGTTTGTGAACATTTTTTCCAGGATATCCCATTGCCTGAGCGACCATTGCAAAATCGGGATTAATCATATCCGTTTCATTATCCGGCATTCCCCCTACTTCCATTTCCAGTTTCACCATTCCTAAGGTTCGGTTGTTAAAAACAATCAGTTTTACAGGCAGTTTATATTGAAAAATTGTTGCCATATCACCGAGCAACATTGACAGTCCCCCGTCTCCACACATTGCAATCACCTGTCGACCGGGATAAGCTAGTGATGCACCAATTGCCATCGGCATTGCATTCGCCATAGAACCATGGTTAAATGATCCCAACATTTTACGCTCCCCGGTTCCTGTTATAAACCTCGCTCCCCAGACACAGCACATCCCCGTATCTACGGTGAAGATCGCATCACTCTTTGCAACGCGATCTAAAGTATGTGCTACATATTCAGGCTGAATGGCATTTTCTTTTCCAAAATCTTTTACATAGGCTAACTGGTTTTCTTTTACCTTATTATAAAACTCCAGCTGCTGATTCAGGAAATGATCATCTGTTTTTTCTTTTAATAATGGCAGTAGTGCTTTAATCGTTTCTTTTACATCTCCTGTTAAACCAAGTTCAAGCTTAGCTCTTCTTCCTAACCTCTCTGGACTTTCATCAATCTGTACAATTTTATTCTTTACCGGCATAAATTTTTGGTAGGGGAAATCTGTCCCTAAGAGAAGAACAAGGTCAGCGTCATGCATTGCATGATATGCGGAAGGGAAGCCCAACAAACCTGTAAGACCAACTTCATTTGAATTGTTGGGCTGGATAGCCATTTTACCTCTGAATGAATATCCTACCGGTGCTTTTAAAATCTGTGACAATCGCACTACCTCAGAATTGGCTTTTTCAGCTCCAATTCCACAATAGATAGTTACTTTTCCACTTTCATTGATGAGTTTGGCTAAATCGTTTAATTCTTCATCCGAAGGACGAACAACAGGATTGGTTCTGAATATTTGATTTGATGTTGTAGCTTCTTCTGCATCCATTTCTGCAACGTCACCCGGCAGCCCGATTACAGATACTCCTTTTTTAGAAATTGCATGCTGGATTGCGGTTTGAACTGTTCTCTGCACCTGTTCAGGTCTTGTGATCATTTGGTTATAATAACTGCAATCATCAAATAACTTTATGGTATTGGTTTCCTGAAAGTAATCTGTTCCCATTTCATCGCTGGGAATTGTAGAGGCGATAACCAACATAGGAACATGAGATCGGTGTGCTTCGTATACTCCATTGATAAGATGAACATGCCCAGGTCCACTGCTGCCCGCACATACAGCAAAACCATCTAATTCTGCTTCTGCCGCTGCAGCATATGCCCCTACTTCCTCATGTCGAACATGAATCCATTTGATGCTGCTTTTTTTTACCGCAACATTCAA is a window from the Chryseobacterium sp. T16E-39 genome containing:
- a CDS encoding TetR/AcrR family transcriptional regulator; protein product: MKKKFTEKQIHILDIAEELIAKKGYEGTSVRDICSKANINVAMISYYFGSKEKMMSYLYQYRVLKTRENFSEFADTIKDGKPEMQMKEIIKYIVSQLFKYNYFHGFVTQELRHTENLKVELLDFYQLFVKKLDEVIKKGVASGVFTFTPKPEDILTTIIGSTLFVIRNKNFYELYVPSKNEETYAKEAEKKVRMNLLLSVFAILGYAAD
- a CDS encoding ThiF family adenylyltransferase; translated protein: MDKYWLERTELLIKEDGLEKLNRATVLVVGLGGVGSFAAEFLARAGVGNMTIVDGDTVDITNINRQLPALRSTVGKHKVEVVAERLLDINPHLNLTKINEFLNPERMDEVLDSGKFDYVLDCIDSVTPKVSLMIAARRRKIKMVSSMGAGGKMDPSKVLVRDISKTQNCYLAKEVRKRLKKEKIDKGIRCVFSNELQDEESLKMTDGANFKRSFYGTISYIPAIFGLYAAAEVINHLAKKA
- the rnpA gene encoding ribonuclease P protein component, which encodes MQDFRYPKEEKLKKTTDITLLFEKGKWRTNGNLRIILLKDKPNLPVESSKFGVSVSKRYFKKAVNRNRVKRLLRECYRLHKDLFKESFGEKTIAMLFWVSPDMPGKFQDVESQFIKLCQSQKK
- a CDS encoding DUF4126 domain-containing protein, giving the protein MLDNIPYFPYIVSAFIGIGLSAATGFRVFLPMFAVSLASYLHWIPMNEHFEWLAGLPALITTGIATIAEILAYYIPFIDHLLDTISVPMATVAGSILFASQFADFGTFPQWALAIIAGGGTAATISSGFAGIRAASTATTGGLGNSVVGTTETAGAGVMSVLAMATPIIAAILAVILVILVIVMGRKAWRKLRRKKEVTDKV
- a CDS encoding LptE family protein; translated protein: MNFKIKNINIMKPTVVVLLLLGLSTLNSCYSFTGSSLKDEKTIQINEFPNNAALVNPTLAQQFSTDIQNRFLQRTTLKGTKENADILVEGEITDYSITPTTISSNTQTTSTGGVIQDSQNKLTITVKVHYENKLHTELSFDRTYSDEAVFNSSLSQSDIEATQVKIVNERIINKIFNDIVANW
- a CDS encoding DUF4013 domain-containing protein — translated: MMNSKVKPIEFKLNEYLNKGMELLKKDFGNFLVAYILCAVMSIIPFCGLLAMGNFYKYCRKVNKGEQASVGEIFNFDDFMPYFILQLIIIAGVIVLYIPMFIFIPLAALTGEDGGSPAFAIFMIPYIFVIVIAVFIVALVGFYIPGLISLKKVYDIKTAWSMSRIMTKNNLLSIFLFAIVVGFLSQLGILLCGIGLLITMPYFYTTHYFAFEDAIQQIEYDEIKEIGSKNEF
- a CDS encoding sigma-54 interaction domain-containing protein codes for the protein MSNELQNIKNRFGIIGNFPALNRALEKSIQVAPTDISVLVIGESGVGKEFIPKIIHSESRRKHQPYIVVNCGAIPEGTIDSELFGHEKGAFTGATATRKGYFEVADGGTIFLDEVGELPLQTQVRLLRVLESGEFMKVGSSQVQKTNVRIVAATNVNMMKAIQDGRFREDLFYRLNTVQIDMPPLRDRKGDIHLLFRKFAIDFAEKYRMPELVLEPNAVHYIENYSFPGNVRQLRNLVEQMTVVERERSVSVEKLAEYIPMETHLPMVVNAPNGQKQSDFGNEREIMYKILFDMRNDINDLRSLTSELIKNRGAGDLSSKEKTLINRLYTPEPQQNSNSNSLLYFEDNSHPVVQTPTIISTPDDSYEDIEDIEIEENKPESLSLQNNEKDLIIKALEKHKGRRNKAADELGISQRTLYRKIKQYNLED
- the miaB gene encoding tRNA (N6-isopentenyl adenosine(37)-C2)-methylthiotransferase MiaB; translation: MQEKYIDETKQGEAFAIAEKVGNSKKLFLESYGCQMNFSDSEIVASILNEQGYNTTLKVEEADLILLNTCSIREKAEQTVRMRLAQFKNLKKERPNMTVGVLGCMAERLKTKFLEEEQLVDLVVGPDAYRDLPNLLKETEDGRDAINVILSKEETYADINPVRLGGNGVTAFVTITRGCDNMCTFCVVPFTRGRERSRDPHSILEECKDLWNNGYKEITLLGQNVDSYLWYGGGPKKDFAKASEMQKATAVDFAQLLDLVAKAVPEMRIRFSTSNPQDMSLDVFRIMAKHDNICKYVHLPVQSGSNRMLEAMNRQHTREEYLDLIKKAKEIVPDISFSQDMIIGFCNEAEEDHQDTLSLMREVEYDYGYMFSYSERPGTPAHKKMEDNIPADVKQRRLAEVIALQGELSRKRMAGYVGRVHSVLIEGISKKNKKQWKGRNSQNAVCVFDMLEGQKMGDIVDVFVFDNTQGTLLGETVK
- a CDS encoding thiamine pyrophosphate-dependent enzyme; translated protein: MAKNIAEQIVEMLEKANVKRIYAVTGDSLNHLNVAVKKSSIKWIHVRHEEVGAYAAAAEAELDGFAVCAGSSGPGHVHLINGVYEAHRSHVPMLVIASTIPSDEMGTDYFQETNTIKLFDDCSYYNQMITRPEQVQRTVQTAIQHAISKKGVSVIGLPGDVAEMDAEEATTSNQIFRTNPVVRPSDEELNDLAKLINESGKVTIYCGIGAEKANSEVVRLSQILKAPVGYSFRGKMAIQPNNSNEVGLTGLLGFPSAYHAMHDADLVLLLGTDFPYQKFMPVKNKIVQIDESPERLGRRAKLELGLTGDVKETIKALLPLLKEKTDDHFLNQQLEFYNKVKENQLAYVKDFGKENAIQPEYVAHTLDRVAKSDAIFTVDTGMCCVWGARFITGTGERKMLGSFNHGSMANAMPMAIGASLAYPGRQVIAMCGDGGLSMLLGDMATIFQYKLPVKLIVFNNRTLGMVKLEMEVGGMPDNETDMINPDFAMVAQAMGYPGKNVHKPEEVESAIEECLNYNGPYLLNIFTNPNALALPPKIDFDQVLGMTKSMAQLMLGGKMEEVLETVKSNYKHIKGLL